A single genomic interval of Paralichthys olivaceus isolate ysfri-2021 chromosome 7, ASM2471397v2, whole genome shotgun sequence harbors:
- the irf7 gene encoding interferon regulatory factor 7 isoform X2 — protein sequence MQSLPKPQFASWLIEQVETGQYTGLRYVAENKFRVPWKHNSRKDCRDEDSKIFRAWAVASGKINEFPNDKARWKTNFRCALNNLSVRFKMIEDNSKHSDDPHKIYQIMNTEHRQENCSMPKNDSQEDLMTPEIYSSPTEFLPIGNEYNLVNNFTALDLGNQATEEQLWVENYCQPDAAVLGSYPPAENHPQAFTDQPTFYEANPTPVVSSAQQPSIYDLEVSIHYRKKEMLKITLATARLQLHYQHEAPDLNAHPLCFPSTDGLLDHKQIEYTNRILNSIQRGLLLEVCETGIYAWRQDRCHVFASTSDPSVALPDPRKLPQNTMVQLLSFEKYVNELKKFKENNGGSPDYTINMCFGEKFPDGKPLEKKLITVKVVPLICRHFHEMAQMEGASSLHSANVSLQMSHNSLYDLINSVFGLPIAEDPTFLH from the exons ATGCAAAG CCTTCCAAAGCCTCAGTTTGCCAGCTGGCTCATAGAGCAGGTGGAGACGGGTCAGTACACAGGTCTGCGCTATGTGGCTGAAAACAAGTTCAGAGTCCCCTGGAAGCACAACTCCAGGAAGGACTGCAGGGATGAGGACAGCAAAATATTTCGG GCATGGGCAGTGGCAAGTGGTAAAATCAATGAGTTCCCCAATGACAAGGCCCGGTGGAAAACCAACTTCCGCTGCGCACTCAACAACCTCTCGGTGCGCTTCAAGATGATAGAGGACAACTCCAAGCACTCAGACGACCCCCACAAAATCTACCAAATCATGAACACCGAGC ACAGACAAGAAAACTGCTCTATGCCGAAAAACGACTCCCAGGAGGACCTCATGACTCCAGAGATCTACAGCTCTCCCACAGAGTTCTTGCCCATAGGAAATGAG TACAATCTGGTGAATAATTTCACGGCCTTGGATCTGGGTAACCAAGCAACAG AGGAACAACTGTGGGTAGAGAACTACTGCCAGCCCGATGCAGCCGTCCTTGGAAGTTATCCTCCAGCAGAGAACCACCCACAAGCTTTTACAGATCAGCCCACTTTCTACGAGG CAAATCCTACACCAGTCGTCAGTTCTGCTCAGCAGCCAAGTATCTATGACCTGGAGGTCTCCATCCActacaggaaaaaagaaatgctaaAGATCACGTTAGCCACCGCACGTCTCCAGCTCCACTACCAGCACGAGGCCCCCGACCTCAACGCCCATCCCCTCTGCTTCCCCTCCACTGACGGCCTGCTAGACCACAAACAG ATCGAATACACCAACCGTATCCTAAACAGCATCCAGAGGGGTCTCCTGTTGGAGGTTTGTGAGACTGGTATCTACGCCTGGAGGCAGGACAGGTGCCACGTGTTTGCCAGCACCAGTGACCCCAGTGTGGCTCTGCCAGACCCGAGAAAGCTGCCCCAGAACACGATGGTACAGCTCCTCAGCTTTGAGAAGTATGTGAATG AACTGAAAAAGTTTAAAGAGAACAACGGGGGCTCTCCTGACTACACCATCAACATGTGCTTTGGAGAGAAGTTTCCTGATGGAAAACCTTTGGAGAAGAAACTTATCACTGTCAAG GTGGTTCCTCTGATCTGTCGGCACTTTCATGAGATGGCCCAGATGGAGGGCGCTTCCTCTCTTCACAGCGCCAACGTCAGCCTACAGATGTCGCACAACAGTCTCTACGATCTCATTAACTCCGTGTTCGGTCTGCCAATAGCTGAGGACCCGACCTTCCTGCATTAG
- the ascl1b gene encoding achaete-scute homolog 1b produces METTTITTTQTAFTFGLTERRATLSLHAPAQDCAVPAAHPDAGKTKVLKRQRSSSPELLRCKRRLSFNGLGYSIPQQQPVAVARRNERERNRVKQVNMGFQTLRQHVPNGAANKKMSKVETLRSAVEYIRALQQLLDEHDAVSAAFQCGLPSPTLSNSYSADPESPHSTYSSDEGGYEPLSSEEQELLDFTTWFDRY; encoded by the coding sequence ATGGAAACTACAACCATCACGACCACGCAGACCGCATTCACCTTTGGACTTACGGAAAGACGCGCCACCCTCAGCCTGCACGCACCGGCTCAGGACTGCGCCGTGCCCGCCGCGCACCCCGACGCCGGTAAAACCAAGGTGCTGAAGAGACAGCGCTCCAGCTCCCCGGAGCTCCTGCGCTGCAAGCGGCGCCTGAGCTTCAACGGCCTCGGCTACTCCATCCCCCAGCAGCAGCCCGTGGCCGTGGCGCGGCGGAACGAACGGGAGAGGAACCGGGTCAAGCAAGTCAACATGGGCTTCCAGACGCTGCGTCAGCACGTGCCAAACGGCGCCGCCAACAAGAAGATGAGCAAAGTGGAGACCCTGAGGTCTGCGGTGGAATACATCAGGGCTTTACAGCAACTGCTGGACGAGCACGACGCTGTGTCGGCGGCTTTCCAGTGCGGGCTACCGTCCCCGACACTCTCCAACAGCTACTCTGCAGACCCGGAGTCGCCACACTCCACCTACTCGTCAGATGAAGGCGGCTACGAGCCCCTGAGCTCAGAGGAACAGGAGCTGTTGGACTTTACAACCTGGTTCGACAGGTACTGA
- the irf7 gene encoding interferon regulatory factor 7 isoform X1 → MFPCSLPKPQFASWLIEQVETGQYTGLRYVAENKFRVPWKHNSRKDCRDEDSKIFRAWAVASGKINEFPNDKARWKTNFRCALNNLSVRFKMIEDNSKHSDDPHKIYQIMNTEHRQENCSMPKNDSQEDLMTPEIYSSPTEFLPIGNEYNLVNNFTALDLGNQATEEQLWVENYCQPDAAVLGSYPPAENHPQAFTDQPTFYEANPTPVVSSAQQPSIYDLEVSIHYRKKEMLKITLATARLQLHYQHEAPDLNAHPLCFPSTDGLLDHKQIEYTNRILNSIQRGLLLEVCETGIYAWRQDRCHVFASTSDPSVALPDPRKLPQNTMVQLLSFEKYVNELKKFKENNGGSPDYTINMCFGEKFPDGKPLEKKLITVKVVPLICRHFHEMAQMEGASSLHSANVSLQMSHNSLYDLINSVFGLPIAEDPTFLH, encoded by the exons atgtttccttGCAGCCTTCCAAAGCCTCAGTTTGCCAGCTGGCTCATAGAGCAGGTGGAGACGGGTCAGTACACAGGTCTGCGCTATGTGGCTGAAAACAAGTTCAGAGTCCCCTGGAAGCACAACTCCAGGAAGGACTGCAGGGATGAGGACAGCAAAATATTTCGG GCATGGGCAGTGGCAAGTGGTAAAATCAATGAGTTCCCCAATGACAAGGCCCGGTGGAAAACCAACTTCCGCTGCGCACTCAACAACCTCTCGGTGCGCTTCAAGATGATAGAGGACAACTCCAAGCACTCAGACGACCCCCACAAAATCTACCAAATCATGAACACCGAGC ACAGACAAGAAAACTGCTCTATGCCGAAAAACGACTCCCAGGAGGACCTCATGACTCCAGAGATCTACAGCTCTCCCACAGAGTTCTTGCCCATAGGAAATGAG TACAATCTGGTGAATAATTTCACGGCCTTGGATCTGGGTAACCAAGCAACAG AGGAACAACTGTGGGTAGAGAACTACTGCCAGCCCGATGCAGCCGTCCTTGGAAGTTATCCTCCAGCAGAGAACCACCCACAAGCTTTTACAGATCAGCCCACTTTCTACGAGG CAAATCCTACACCAGTCGTCAGTTCTGCTCAGCAGCCAAGTATCTATGACCTGGAGGTCTCCATCCActacaggaaaaaagaaatgctaaAGATCACGTTAGCCACCGCACGTCTCCAGCTCCACTACCAGCACGAGGCCCCCGACCTCAACGCCCATCCCCTCTGCTTCCCCTCCACTGACGGCCTGCTAGACCACAAACAG ATCGAATACACCAACCGTATCCTAAACAGCATCCAGAGGGGTCTCCTGTTGGAGGTTTGTGAGACTGGTATCTACGCCTGGAGGCAGGACAGGTGCCACGTGTTTGCCAGCACCAGTGACCCCAGTGTGGCTCTGCCAGACCCGAGAAAGCTGCCCCAGAACACGATGGTACAGCTCCTCAGCTTTGAGAAGTATGTGAATG AACTGAAAAAGTTTAAAGAGAACAACGGGGGCTCTCCTGACTACACCATCAACATGTGCTTTGGAGAGAAGTTTCCTGATGGAAAACCTTTGGAGAAGAAACTTATCACTGTCAAG GTGGTTCCTCTGATCTGTCGGCACTTTCATGAGATGGCCCAGATGGAGGGCGCTTCCTCTCTTCACAGCGCCAACGTCAGCCTACAGATGTCGCACAACAGTCTCTACGATCTCATTAACTCCGTGTTCGGTCTGCCAATAGCTGAGGACCCGACCTTCCTGCATTAG